From one Chanodichthys erythropterus isolate Z2021 chromosome 3, ASM2448905v1, whole genome shotgun sequence genomic stretch:
- the LOC137011701 gene encoding zona pellucida sperm-binding protein 3-like, which translates to MGFWQVGFGLVFVLALGFSKAQWRARAAHNLSPTKLRPRTLAQVFQQADSRKSLVPNNPVFAPQRFPIQTPAMTNFGNPSQDLLGVQSKELLQGPVAKLTWSFPSLPEEPRQPDFPFEMPHPIPPNSVAAQCGENSVYVEVKEDFFGTGRPLLSSAFTLGGCAATGEDPSAQVLIFESELHGCSSTSTVTEDELVYTFNLIYTPQEASYGVPIVRSSGAVVGIECHYPRMHNVSSNALMPTWIPYASTKVAEEVFVLSLKLMTDDWTFERPSNQYFLGDIINLEASVHVYNHVPVRVFVDSCVATVAPDVTSVPRYSFIENNGCLVDAKLTGSSSHFMPRTQIDKLRFQLDAFRFQQLDSGLVYITCIVKVAAASAPTAPEQKACSFSPNGWVSADDSDQVCGCCDSTCGIRSASDQLLTGLQWEKASVGPINVKEYGYGQK; encoded by the exons ATGGGGTTTTGGCAGGTTGGATTTGGattggtgtttgttcttgcactTGGATTTTCCAAAGCACAATGGAGAGCAAGAGCAGCACACAATCTGAGTCCAACCAAGCTTAGGCCAAGGACATTAGCTCAAGTTTTTCAACAGGCTGATTCTAGGAAGTCTTTGGTTCCCAATAATCCTGTATTTGCACCTCAAAGGTTTCCTATTCAAACACCAGCCATGACCAACTTTGGAAACCCTTCTCAAGATCTTCTGGGTGTTCAGTCAAAAGAGCTGTTGCAGGGTCCAGTGGCAAAACTGACGTGGAGCTTTCCAAGTCTACCAGAGGAACCACGGCAGCCAGACTTTCCCTTCGAGATGCCGCATCCTATCCCTCCCAACAGTGTAGCGGCTCAGTGTGGAGAGAATTCAGTATATGTGGAAGTGAAGGAGGACTTCTTTGGGACGGGGCGTCCACTGTTGTCTTCTGCTTTTACACTGGGAGGCTGTGCTGCAACTGGAGAGGATCCTTCTGCTCAAGTGCTCATTTTTGAGTCTGAACTGCATGGATGTAGCAGCACATCAACA GTGACTGAGGATGAGCTTGTCTATACGTTTAACCTCATCTACACCCCACAAGAGGCTTCCTATGGTGTTCCTATTGTCAGGAGCAGTGGTGCGGTGGTTGGTATTGAGTGTCACTATCCAAG AATGCATAATGTGAGCAGCAATGCCTTGATGCCCACTTGGATCCCATATGCCTCAACTAAAGTTGCAGAAGAAGTCTTTGTCCTGTCCCTCAAGCTCATGACTG ATGATTGGACTTTTGAGAGGCCTTCTAACCAGTACTTCCTGGGCGACATCATAAATCTTGAAGCATCAGTGCATGTGTACAACCATGTTCCTGTCCGTGTGTTTGTGGACAGCTGTGTGGCTACTGTGGCCCCTGATGTCACTTCTGTCCCCAGATACTCCTTCATTGAGAATAATGG GTGCCTAGTTGATGCTAAGCTCACAGGCTCCAGTTCTCACTTTATGCCCCGGACTCAAATTGACAAGCTCCGGTTTCAGCTGGATGCGTTCAGGTTCCAGCAATTGGACAGTGGGCTG GTCTACATTACTTGCATTGTGAAGGTGGCTGCAGCATCCGCTCCGACAGCACCTGAACAGAAAGCTTGTTCATTCTCTCCTAATGG TTGGGTGTCCGCAGATGATTCTGACCAGGTGTGTGGCTGCTGTGACTCCACTTGTGGCATCAGAAGTGCAAGTGATCAGCTGCTTACAG GTCTACAATGGGAAAAGGCATCTGTTGGCCCCATCAATGTGAAGGAATATGGCTATGGCCAAAAATAA
- the LOC137011707 gene encoding zona pellucida sperm-binding protein 3-like, with product MGFWQVGFGLVFVLALGFSKAQGRARAAHNLSPTKLRPRTLAQVFQQADSRKSLVPNNPVFAPQRFPVQTPAMTNFGNPSQDLLGVQSKELLQGPVAKLTWSFPSLPEEPRQPDFPFEMPHPIPPNSVAAQCGENSVYVEVKEDFFGTGRPLLSSAFTLGGCAATGEDPSAQVLIFESELHGCSSTSTVTEDELVYTFNLIYTPQEASYGVPIVRSSGAVVGIECHYPRMHNVSSNALMPTWIPYASTKVAEEVFVLSLKLMTDDWTLERPSNQYFLGDIINLEASVHVYNHVPVRVFVDSCVATAAPDVTSVPRYSFIENNGCLVDAKLTGSSSHFMPRTQIDKLRFQLDAFRFQQLDSGLVYITCIVKVAAASAPTAPEQKACSFSPNGWVSADDSDQVCGCCDSTCGIRSASDQLLTGLQWEKASVGPINVKEYGYGQK from the exons ATGGGGTTTTGGCAGGTTGGATTTGGattggtgtttgttcttgcactTGGATTTTCCAAAGCACAAGGGAGAGCAAGAGCAGCACACAATCTGAGTCCAACCAAGCTTAGGCCAAGGACATTAGCTCAAGTTTTTCAACAGGCTGATTCTAGGAAGTCTTTGGTTCCCAATAATCCTGTATTTGCACCTCAAAGGTTTCCTGTTCAAACACCAGCCATGACCAACTTTGGAAACCCTTCTCAAGATCTTCTGGGTGTTCAGTCAAAAGAGCTGTTGCAGGGTCCAGTGGCAAAACTGACGTGGAGCTTTCCAAGTCTACCAGAGGAACCACGGCAGCCAGACTTTCCCTTCGAGATGCCGCATCCTATCCCTCCCAACAGTGTAGCGGCTCAGTGTGGAGAGAATTCAGTATATGTGGAAGTGAAGGAGGACTTCTTTGGGACGGGGCGTCCACTGTTGTCTTCTGCTTTTACACTGGGAGGCTGTGCTGCAACTGGAGAGGATCCTTCTGCTCAAGTGCTCATTTTTGAGTCTGAACTGCATGGATGTAGCAGCACATCAACA GTGACTGAGGATGAGCTTGTCTATACGTTTAACCTCATCTACACCCCACAAGAGGCTTCCTATGGTGTTCCTATTGTCAGGAGCAGTGGTGCGGTGGTTGGTATTGAGTGTCACTATCCAAG AATGCATAATGTGAGCAGCAATGCCTTGATGCCCACTTGGATCCCATATGCCTCAACTAAAGTTGCAGAAGAAGTCTTTGTCCTGTCCCTCAAGCTCATGACTG ATGACTGGACTCTTGAGAGGCCTTCTAACCAGTACTTCCTGGGCGACATCATAAATCTTGAAGCATCAGTGCATGTGTACAACCATGTTCCTGTCCGTGTGTTTGTGGACAGCTGTGTGGCTACTGCGGCCCCTGATGTCACTTCTGTCCCCAGATACTCCTTCATTGAGAATAATGG GTGCCTAGTTGATGCTAAGCTCACAGGCTCCAGTTCTCACTTTATGCCCCGGACTCAAATTGACAAGCTCCGGTTTCAGCTGGATGCGTTCAGGTTCCAGCAATTGGACAGTGGGCTG GTCTACATTACTTGCATTGTGAAGGTGGCTGCAGCATCCGCTCCGACAGCACCTGAACAGAAAGCTTGTTCATTCTCCCCTAATGG TTGGGTGTCCGCAGATGATTCTGACCAGGTGTGTGGCTGCTGTGACTCCACTTGTGGCATCAGAAGTGCAAGTGATCAGCTGCTTACAG GTCTACAATGGGAAAAGGCATCTGTTGGCCCCATCAATGTGAAGGAATATGGCTATGGCCAAAAATAA
- the LOC137011721 gene encoding ATP-dependent RNA helicase DDX42-like: protein MFDMGFEYQVRSIASHVRPDRQTLLFSATFRKKIEKLARDILIDPIRVVQGDIREANEDVTQIVEVLLSGKEKWGWLTRRLVEFTSAGSVLVFVTKKANCEELATNLNQEGYSLGLLHGDMDQSERNKVIADFKKKNLPILVATDVAARGLDIPSIRTVVNYDVARDIDTHTHRIGRTGRAGEKGVAYTLLTTKDTSFAGDLVRNLEGANQSVSKDLMDLAMQNPWFRKSRFKGGKGKKINIGGGGLGYRERPGLGSESTECSSSGGAALGNYEAYKPSTGSMGDRMSALKQAFQAQYKNHFVAASGVPPKLTTKSSSSSGWTSAGSLSSLPSRAPEGPDRPHLPYWPTSVSDSYSSSSSKEGSRSDRNADDRGRHGDSHYRHGDRHSGVDHDRYGERDRYSDRDRHGDSRNGEGSHRDREGRSERDGGERSGTHKDSFAVPDPPKRKKSRWDN, encoded by the exons ATGTTTGATATGGGCTTTG AATACCAAGTGAGATCCATTGCCAGCCACGTCAGACCTGATCGACAGA CTCTCTTATTCAGTGCAACATTTCGGAAGAAAATTGAAAAGCTGGCACGAGATATTTTGATCGACCCTATCCGTGTTGTGCAGGGTGACATAAGAGAG GCTAATGAAGATGTCACTCAGATAGTGGAGGTACTGCTGTCTGGGAAAGAGAAGTGGGGTTGGCTGACGCGCAGGCTGGTGGAGTTTACCTCCGCTGGCTCAGTGCTGGTCTTTGTCACTAAAAAGGCTAACTGCGAGGAGCTGGCTACAAATTTGAATCAGGAAGGTTATAGCCTGGGACTGCTCCATGGAGACATGGATCAGAGTGAGAGGAACAAAGTAATTGCTGACTTTAAGAAGAAGAATCTGCCCATATTGGTAGCTACTGATGTTGCTG CTCGCGGGTTGGATATTCCATCTATCCGTACAGTCGTGAACTACGACGTAGCACGAGacattgacacacacacacatcgaaTTGGTAGAACAGGTCGTGCAGGAGAGAAAGGTGTAGCTTACACCCTGCTCACCACTAAAGACACTTCATTTGCTGGTGACCTGGTTCGCAATTTAGAGGGAGCCAATCAGAGTGTTTCAAAGGACCTGATGGACCTGGCAATGCAG AATCCCTGGTTCAGGAAATCCCGCTTTAAGGGTGGGAAAGGGAAGAAGATAAATATTGGAGGTGGAGGCCTGGGTTACAGGGAGAGACCTGGCCTTGGATCTGAATCTACT GAGTGCAGTAGTAGTGGCGGTGCTGCTCTTGGTAACTATGAGGCCTACAAACCCTCAACTGGATCCATGGGAGACCGTATGTCTGCCCTGAAGCAAGCATTTcag GCTCAGTATAAAAACCACTTTGTGGCGGCATCTGGTGTTCCACCTAAACTTACCACAAAGTCCAGCAGCTCTTCTGGGTGGACCAGTGCAGGAAGTCTAAGCTCTTTGCCTTCAAGAGCACCTGAGGGGCCTGACAGACCCCACCTGCCCTACTGGCCAAC CTCAGTTTCAGACTCTTACTCTAGCTCTTCTTCAAAAGAGGGGTCCCGTAGCGATAGGAATGCTGACGACAGGGGTCGTCATGGAGATAGTCATTATCGTCATGGTGATAGGCATAGTGGGGTAGACCATGATCGCTACGGGGAAAGGGACCGCTACAGTGACAGAGATCGTCATGGCGATAGCCGAAACGGTGAAGGGAGCCATAGGGACAGAGAGGGACGGTCAGAACGAGATGGAGGGGAAAGGTCAGGGACTCATAAGGACAGCTTTGCAGTTCCTGATCCTCCCAAACGTAAGAAAAGCAGATGGGATAATTAA
- the LOC137011726 gene encoding zona pellucida sperm-binding protein 3-like, whose product MGFWQVGFGLVCVLALGFSEGQWRARAAHNLSPTKLRPRTLAQVFQQADSRKSLVPNNPVFAPQRFPVQTPAMTNFGNPSQDPLGVQSKELLQGPVAKLTWSFPSLPEEPRQPDIPFEMPHPIPPNSVAAQCGENSVYVEVKEDFFGTGRPLLSSAFTLGGCAATGEDPSPQVLIFESELHGCSSTSTVTEDELVYTFNLIYTPQEASYGVPIVRSSGAVVGIECHYPRMHNVSSNALMPTWIPYASTKVAEEVFVLSLNLMTDDWTFERPSNQYFLGDIINLEASVHVYNHVPVRVFVDSCVATAAPDVTSVPRYSFIENNGCLVDAKLTGSRSHFMPRTQIDKLRFQLDAFRFQQLDSGLVYITCIVKVAAASAPTASEQKACSFSPNGWVSADDSDQVCGCCDSTCGIRSASDQLLTGLQWEKASVGPINVKEYGYGQK is encoded by the exons ATGGGGTTTTGGCAGGTTGGATTTGGATTGGTGTGTGTTCTTGCACTTGGATTTTCTGAAGGACAATGGAGAGCAAGAGCAGCACACAATCTGAGTCCAACCAAGCTTAGGCCAAGGACATTAGCTCAAGTTTTTCAACAAGCTGATTCTAGGAAGTCTTTGGTTCCCAATAATCCTGTATTTGCACCACAAAGGTTTCCTGTTCAAACACCAGCCATGACCAACTTTGGAAACCCTTCTCAAGATCCTTTGGGTGTTCAGTCAAAAGAGCTGTTGCAGGGTCCAGTGGCAAAACTGACGTGGAGCTTTCCAAGTCTACCAGAGGAACCACGGCAGCCAGACATTCCCTTCGAGATGCCGCATCCTATCCCTCCCAACAGTGTAGCGGCTCAGTGTGGAGAGAATTCAGTATATGTGGAAGTGAAGGAGGACTTCTTTGGGACGGGGCGTCCACTGTTGTCCTCTGCTTTTACACTGGGAGGCTGTGCTGCAACTGGAGAGGATCCTTCTCCTCAAGTGCTCATTTTTGAGTCTGAACTGCATGGATGTAGCAGCACATCAACA GTGACTGAGGATGAGCTTGTCTATACGTTTAACCTCATCTACACCCCACAAGAGGCTTCCTATGGTGTTCCTATTGTCAGGAGCAGTGGTGCGGTGGTTGGTATTGAGTGTCACTATCCAAG AATGCATAATGTGAGCAGCAATGCCTTGATGCCCACTTGGATCCCATATGCCTCAACTAAAGTTGCAGAGGAAGTCTTTGTCCTGTCCCTCAATCTCATGACTG ATGATTGGACTTTTGAGAGGCCTTCTAACCAGTACTTCCTGGGTGACATCATAAATCTTGAAGCATCAGTGCATGTGTACAACCATGTTCCTGTCCGTGTGTTTGTGGACAGCTGTGTGGCTACTGCAGCCCCTGATGTCACTTCTGTCCCCAGATACTCCTTCATTGAGAATAATGG GTGCCTAGTTGATGCTAAGCTCACAGGCTCCAGGTCTCACTTTATGCCCCGGACTCAAATTGACAAGCTCCGGTTTCAGCTGGATGCGTTCAGGTTCCAGCAATTGGACAGTGGACTG GTCTACATTACTTGCATTGTGAAGGTGGCTGCAGCATCTGCTCCGACAGCATCCGAGCAGAAAGCCTGTTCATTCTCTCCTAATGG TTGGGTGTCCGCAGATGATTCTGACCAGGTGTGTGGCTGCTGTGACTCCACTTGTGGCATCAGAAGTGCAAGTGATCAGCTGCTTACAG GTCTACAATGGGAAAAGGCATCTGTTGGCCCCATCAATGTGAAGGAATATGGCTACGGCCAAAAATAA
- the LOC137004445 gene encoding ATP-dependent RNA helicase DDX42-like, with protein MSQGRPCIPFRKAHPYSVIPSEEEEEVDYDSDGNPIAPTTKKIILPLPPIDHSEIDYPPFEKNFYIEHEELSSLTGAGVVELRQKLNLKVSGAAPPKPATSFAHFGFDEQLMHQIRKSEYTQPTPIQCQGVPISLSGRDMIGIAKTGSGKTVAFIWPMLVHIMDQKELEPGEGPIAVIVCPTRELCQQIHAECKRFGKVYGLRSVAVYGGGSMWEQAKALQEGAEIVVCTPGRLIDHVKKKATSLQRVTYLVFDEADRMFDMGFEYQVRSIASHVRPDRQTLLFSATFRKKIEKLARDIMIDPIRVVQGDIGEANEDVTQIVEVLLSGKEKWGWLTRRLVEFTSAGSVLVFVTKKANCEELATNLNQEGYSLGLLHGDMDQSERNKVIADFKKKNLPILVATDVAARGLDIPSIRTVVNYDVARDIDTHTHRIGRTGRAGEKGVAYTLLTTKDTSFAGDLVRNLEGANQSVSKDLMDLAMQNPWFRKSRFKGGKGKKINIGGGGLGYRERPGLGSESTERSSSGGAALGNYEAYKPSTGAMGDRMSALKQAFQAQYKNHFVAASGVPPKLTTKSSSSSGWTSAGSLSSLPSGAPEGPDRPHLPYSPTSSSSFSSMAPPPALSSGTKMSGFSSAGSLSSVSDSYSSSSSKEGSRSDRNADDRGRHGDSHYRHGDRHSGVDRDRYGERDRYSDRDRHGDSRNGEGSHRDREGRSERDGGERSGTHKDSFAVPDPPKRKKSRWDN; from the exons ATGAGCCAGGGAAGACCATGCATTCCATTCAGAAAGGCTCATCCCTATTCCGTAATCCCTTCAGAGG aggaggaagaagTGGATTATGACAGCGATGGGAATCCCATTGCTCCTACTACCAAAAAGATTATCTTGCCCCTGCCCCCTATAGATCACTCAGAG ATCGACTATCCTCCCTTTGAGAAGAACTTCTATATTGAGCATGAGGAACTCAGCAGTCTGACTGGGGCTGGAGTGGTGGAACTGAGACAGAAACTCAACCTGAAG GTTTCAGGTGCAGCCCCTCCTAAGCCAGCTACCAGTTTTGCCCACTTTGGATTTGATGAACAGCTTATGCACCAGATCCGTAAATCCGAGTACACTCAACCCACACCCATCCAGTGCCAG GGTGTTCCCATATCTTTGAGTGGTAGAGACATGATTGGCATTGCCAAAACCGGCAGCGGAAAGACGGTAGCTTTTATTTGGCCAATGCTGGTGCACATCATGGACCAGAAGGAGCTGGAGCCGGGAGAAGGACCCATTGCTGTGATTGTCTGCCCCACCAGAGAGCTGTGTCAACAG ATCCATGCCGAGTGCAAGCGCTTCGGGAAGGTATATGGCCTCCGCTCAGTGGCAGTGTATGGAGGCGGCAGCATGTGGGAACAAGCCAAAGCTCTACAGGAAGGGGCTGAAATTGTTGTCTGCACCCC GGGTCGTCTGATCGATCATGTGAAGAAGAAAGCTACATCTCTGCAGCGAGTGACCTACCTGGTATTTGATGAAGCTGATCGCATGTTTGATATGGGCTTTG AATACCAAGTGAGATCCATTGCCAGCCACGTCAGACCTGATCGACAGA CTCTCTTATTCAGTGCAACATTTCGGAAGAAAATTGAAAAGCTGGCACGAGATATTATGATCGACCCCATCCGTGTTGTGCAGGGTGACATAGGAGAG GCTAATGAAGATGTCACTCAGATAGTGGAGGTACTGCTGTCTGGGAAAGAGAAGTGGGGTTGGCTGACGCGCAGGCTGGTGGAGTTTACCTCCGCTGGCTCAGTGCTGGTCTTTGTCACTAAAAAGGCTAACTGCGAGGAGCTGGCTACAAATTTGAATCAGGAAGGTTATAGCCTGGGACTGCTCCATGGAGACATGGATCAGAGTGAGAGGAACAAAGTAATTGCTGACTTTAAGAAGAAGAATCTGCCCATATTGGTAGCTACTGATGTTGCTG CTCGCGGGTTGGATATTCCATCTATCCGTACAGTCGTGAACTACGACGTAGCACGAGacattgacacacacacacatcgaaTTGGTAGAACAGGTCGTGCAGGAGAGAAAGGTGTAGCTTACACCCTGCTCACCACTAAAGACACTTCATTTGCTGGTGACCTGGTTCGCAATTTAGAGGGAGCCAATCAGAGTGTTTCAAAGGACCTGATGGACCTGGCAATGCAG AATCCCTGGTTCAGGAAATCCCGCTTTAAGGGTGGGAAAGGGAAGAAGATAAATATTGGAGGTGGAGGCCTGGGTTACAGGGAGAGACCTGGCCTTGGATCTGAATCTACT GAGCGCAGTAGTAGTGGCGGTGCTGCTCTTGGTAACTATGAGGCCTACAAACCCTCAACTGGAGCCATGGGAGACCGTATGTCTGCCCTGAAGCAAGCATTTcag GCTCAGTATAAAAACCACTTTGTGGCGGCATCTGGTGTTCCACCTAAACTTACCACAAAGTCCAGCAGCTCTTCTGGGTGGACCAGTGCAGGAAGTCTAAGCTCTTTGCCTTCAGGAGCACCTGAGGGGCCTGACAGACCCCACCTGCCCTACTCGCCAACGTCCTCTTCCTCATTTTCCTCCATGGCGCCGCCCCCTGCCCTCAGCTCAGGCACCAAAATGAGTGGCTTCAGTAGCGCGGGCTCCCTGAGCTCAGTTTCAGACTCTTACTCTAGCTCTTCTTCAAAAGAGGGGTCCCGTAGCGATAGGAATGCTGACGACAGGGGTCGTCATGGAGATAGTCATTATCGTCATGGTGATAGGCATAGTGGGGTAGACCGTGATCGCTACGGGGAAAGGGACCGCTACAGTGACAGAGATCGTCATGGCGATAGCCGAAACGGTGAAGGGAGCCATAGGGACAGAGAGGGACGGTCAGAACGAGATGGAGGGGAAAGGTCAGGGACTCATAAGGACAGCTTTGCAGTTCCTGATCCCCCCAAACGTAAGAAAAGCAGATGGGATAATTAA